The genomic DNA ATCAGGTGCATGTCGAAATCCAGCTCTAATTTTAAGAGACAACGGTTTGCCACTTTCCGCACGATAACTTGCCAAATCATCGGCCGTCATTATACCATCATAATCTTGAATGGTTTTTACAATTGATTGAGCAATCCAGTGTTGGGGATCATAGAACGGTGCGACAGAGCCATTTCTTGCTAATTCCATCAACATGTTAGAaaacttttctcttctaATAAGTTCACCTGTTTTTTTGACACCATTACCAGTGCTATTCATCACAAATGACCATTCATTACTAAAAGATATCAAGTGAGACTCATACAGTTTTAGACAGGCACCGAGAACTTCACCTATTTTCCAACCCTCATTGCCCAAACTTGCAACAGGTTCAACGAGATCGTACCAACTAACTTTACCACTGCCCCGCTCCTTATATAGGTGATACAATCCCATCAATTCCCCAGGTACAGCAATGGCTAGCCCACCAATTTTAGAGCATTCTGGGCAGTCATTGAACATACGTTTATGAGATCCAGCGGGTGCCTTCTCTCTAAAATCAACGAAAAGATTGGCATCTTCATTTCTGCTTGAGAAAACGGCATATCCTCCCCCGCCTACTCCACTATTAAAGAAGTTGATCATACCTATGCATAGCGCTTGCGTTACAGCAGCATCTGCTGCATTTGCGCCTGGAAATTTCTGAAGAACCTTTGACATGGTAAGATTACTGCATACTTCTAAATCTGAACTAATCGCAGCATGTGCTcctatcttcaaaagtctAGGATCCGGTGTTAAGGTTGGCTGCCGCAACAGGGGGTCTATGCTTATATCATGGTCACTGCCATCGGCAGACACCTCATATACGTTGAAAGGGTAACGGGAGGAGGCAAATGATTTAGGTATTCGGTAACTCTCAGTAAATTGAAGTAACGCAAAAAGCAAAAGCGTCACAAAATATACAGAGTTTCTGTAACTCAGATTCAAACAATCTCGATTCTTAGTCATGTGTAATATAGTTGAACGCGCTAAAAATCTCATAGTATCGTCTTTGTGAGGTACTAGATTGCACACTCCATTGAAGTGTTATATGAGAagtcttttcaaagatagaGTAATATATGCTTTGTAAAGTCGCGTTGCTTTGGCCAATTGTCTCGAGCCTTGCttatcaacttttttatttctaaTCTAAGCCCGCTCGCTTATCGAAAAGACCGATTTGTACAAGATTTCTAACCAGTGGatcgatttttttgaacatatAAACACAGTCTAAATATCTCTAATCCCTCCAAGAACTTAAGGCATAGAGACCCCCCTCTCCCCAAAAAGTCAATCGCTGATCttgcaattgaaagaaaacataTGACCTGCCAGCTTGGGAATGAGGCATTGGCTATAGATGCACAAGTACCCAACTAACGAGATCGATCAGCTTACGAAGATCTAAATACTCAATCGAACATGGACTCTCTTTGAACCACCAAAATTGACAGTAATTTTGTCACGTTACTGCAAGTTTGGCAGCGGGGTACTCCTATATGTTTTAAGTGGTGCTAGGTGAAGGTCATCTTTGACAGATCGGAAGCAGGCGCGGAGAACTTTGAGGCATCTCAGCTCAATACAATAAACCATTCATGTGGGGCACGATTAACAGTTCACAAGCAACTacaagaattttttaaGTCGTGGGTTATGCTCTTATTCTCTCTATCCAAGTTTAAAAGCAAAGTGGTTTTCGGTTACAGAAATTGATACATGAAGCCTTAGATTTAATGGGCTCCTCAAATACTGAATGTAAACTCTTATGCAGGTGCGCagaaaaaagcaaaaagaagaacgGTCGGGGATAGAGAATTTATCACGTCTCTCGTGAACTACCATAGGAAAAATAGAGCATCTGCCTTAAAGGAGATCGCAGGACATGATCATGCCAGTAAAACTCAGCCATAAAGAAGCAGTTGAATTCAAGCTGAAAGAGCAGCATTTTTTGGCAGAATTGTTAAGAGACTTTACAGAATCCCCCCTTAGACAATGCTCCATCTACAAATTTGTGGCATAAGAACGCGATATTGGAGGTCTGAGGACAGCCGGCCAACGAACTACCACTAATAAAACAGCGTAGTAACGCATAAAATAAATGACTGCGACTTTGAATCAGAGGTTGAGTCGAGGATGCTACCGCTGTCCACCATGCTAAGTAGTACAATCGTAAATGAGAAAGCTTCCTATACTTTCATTTCGACTAAGGAAAGTCAGGACGAAGATTTATTTATTCCTTGCGAATATATAGTGGAAACGTAGCAGCTGGGCTATATCGATCTTACATGCTTATGGCACCTCTAAAACACGCCGAAAGCTATAACTGAATATTGAAGGGAATATTTAATAGGAAGCTTCCTTACGTACAAGTTCTGACAATAAACATTTAACAATAATATATAATAAAATGATTAACCAAAataattgcaaaaatttcGTATTTACAtgagaatttcaaattggcTTGTTGatcattattttctttcattcaatGATACGAGTGATTAAACCGGTACCAACAGTCTTACCACCTTCTCTAATATTGAAACGTTGGCCGACTTCCAAAGGAGTTGGATGAATCAATTCACATTCCATCTCGACGTTATCACCCGGCATAACTTGCATAGAGTGATCCTCAATAGATTGTGGGAACTTTAAAACGACGGTAACGTCAGCAGTTCTAATAAACATTTGTGGTCT from Zygotorulaspora mrakii chromosome 7, complete sequence includes the following:
- the ECM38 gene encoding gamma-glutamyltransferase (similar to Saccharomyces cerevisiae ECM38 (YLR299W); ancestral locus Anc_6.96) codes for the protein MRFLARSTILHMTKNRDCLNLSYRNSVYFVTLLLFALLQFTESYRIPKSFASSRYPFNVYEVSADGSDHDISIDPLLRQPTLTPDPRLLKIGAHAAISSDLEVCSNLTMSKVLQKFPGANAADAAVTQALCIGMINFFNSGVGGGGYAVFSSRNEDANLFVDFREKAPAGSHKRMFNDCPECSKIGGLAIAVPGELMGLYHLYKERGSGKVSWYDLVEPVASLGNEGWKIGEVLGACLKLYESHLISFSNEWSFVMNSTGNGVKKTGELIRREKFSNMLMELARNGSVAPFYDPQHWIAQSIVKTIQDYDGIMTADDLASYRAESGKPLSLKIRAGFRHAPDNDLTVLTSSGSSSGAALISALSILDKFESKQGDDYISKPTFELIEAMKWMASARSRLGDFDGYELPAHIKEIISQNWTDAAAEHIAMNSQDGKLQTLSNWTLYHPAYEINDPHGTAHFSIVDEFGNAVSLTTTINLLFGSMVHDPETGIIFNNEMDDFSQHDRSNSFALAPSIYNYPEPGKRPLSSAVPVIVVNELGLPDLVVGASGGSTISTSVLQAIVRSYWYKMPLLETIAYPRVHHQLLPNHVEVESFAMLGKDTIAALKSMGHQLKEQVPRSVINAIRFCDGSWCAVSDYWRKRGVSSVY